A part of Helicobacter himalayensis genomic DNA contains:
- the flhB gene encoding flagellar biosynthesis protein FlhB — MADDEKTLAPSQHKISKAREEGNVSKSVELVGFFVMLCGLALIFFMIPFWVGGCENIFRHIASFFVVEEFNKQELLKLFLELLLEVFKMVIPVFIGLMIIGIVANVGQFGLLLAPKAVRPKLSKINPITGIKNVFSLKKLLDGFMITLKVSVAFIVGFVVFVSFFGELPTISRLSLYQQVLWFREKALILIGILLILFFVMAVADFMIKRYQYIKSLRMSVKELKDETKLHEGNPEIKARVRQMQQKIARSNMMREVPNASVVITNPTHYAVAVRYSDEELDKGAAPLIVAKGIDEQAIRIKAIAREHNVRIIENPPLARQLYALTEVGMYIPDDLFIAVSRLLQQVAHLDSLQGKETLAKTLRNARAKATNRQ; from the coding sequence ATGGCTGATGATGAAAAAACCCTCGCCCCCTCCCAGCACAAAATATCCAAAGCACGCGAGGAAGGCAATGTAAGCAAGAGTGTTGAGCTTGTGGGTTTTTTTGTTATGCTTTGTGGCTTGGCGCTTATTTTTTTTATGATTCCTTTTTGGGTGGGCGGGTGTGAGAACATTTTTCGCCATATTGCGAGCTTTTTTGTAGTTGAGGAATTTAACAAACAAGAACTTTTAAAGCTTTTTTTAGAGCTGCTGCTTGAAGTGTTTAAGATGGTTATACCCGTATTTATCGGGCTTATGATTATTGGCATAGTGGCAAATGTCGGGCAGTTTGGCTTATTGCTCGCGCCAAAAGCTGTGCGCCCAAAGCTCTCAAAGATCAATCCCATAACCGGCATTAAAAATGTCTTTAGCCTAAAAAAACTCCTTGATGGCTTTATGATTACGCTCAAGGTTAGCGTTGCGTTTATCGTGGGCTTTGTGGTGTTTGTTAGTTTTTTTGGTGAGCTACCTACAATATCGCGCCTGAGCTTGTATCAGCAAGTTTTGTGGTTTAGAGAAAAAGCACTTATTTTGATTGGAATCCTCCTTATTTTATTTTTTGTAATGGCGGTGGCGGACTTTATGATTAAGCGTTATCAGTATATAAAAAGCCTGCGTATGAGCGTTAAAGAGCTTAAAGATGAAACCAAACTCCACGAGGGGAATCCAGAAATCAAAGCGCGTGTGCGCCAAATGCAGCAAAAAATCGCGCGCTCAAATATGATGCGAGAAGTGCCAAACGCATCAGTTGTCATCACAAATCCCACACACTACGCTGTGGCGGTGCGATATAGCGATGAGGAATTAGACAAAGGCGCAGCACCGCTTATCGTGGCAAAGGGCATCGATGAGCAAGCTATTCGCATCAAAGCCATCGCGCGCGAACATAATGTGCGTATTATTGAGAATCCGCCCCTTGCAAGGCAACTTTATGCGCTTACAGAAGTTGGTATGTATATCCCAGATGACCTCTTTATTGCTGTTTCTAGGTTATTGCAACAAGTGGCGCATTTGGATTCTCTACAAGGCAAAGAAACGCTTGCAAAAACCTTGCGTAATGCAAGAGCAAAAGCAACCAATAGGCAATGA
- a CDS encoding NUDIX hydrolase, translated as MNTNNNSTSTNLASLLASAKQSTISDITLAPCVDSPYIKPKRMHYVENGFKKIWDFVQSHDSVAIILHNIDNDSFIVVRQFRPAVFIREQERRKENKEKEALQNQASQENTDKKNVGYIYELCAGLVDKEGKNIKQIAAEEVLEECGYKVDSDALMEVATFRTAVGSSGALQYLFYARVRQKDKICAGGGIDGEVIECFEIIREDLKAFLQDSRFVKTPGLGFGILWFLEHTKQK; from the coding sequence ATGAATACAAACAATAATTCCACTTCTACCAATCTCGCCTCCCTTTTGGCAAGCGCGAAGCAAAGCACGATTTCAGATATTACGCTTGCACCTTGTGTAGATTCTCCTTATATTAAACCCAAAAGAATGCACTATGTCGAGAATGGCTTTAAAAAAATATGGGATTTTGTCCAAAGCCACGATAGCGTGGCGATTATCTTACATAATATAGATAATGACAGCTTTATTGTCGTGCGACAATTCCGCCCAGCGGTGTTTATACGCGAGCAGGAACGCAGAAAAGAAAATAAAGAAAAAGAAGCCCTGCAAAATCAAGCTTCGCAAGAAAATACAGATAAAAAAAACGTAGGCTATATATATGAGTTGTGTGCTGGACTTGTTGATAAAGAAGGCAAAAACATAAAACAAATCGCTGCTGAAGAGGTGCTTGAAGAATGCGGGTATAAGGTAGATTCTGATGCACTTATGGAAGTGGCGACTTTCCGCACTGCCGTTGGCTCAAGTGGGGCGTTGCAATATTTGTTTTATGCGCGTGTTAGACAAAAAGATAAGATTTGTGCTGGTGGCGGCATCGATGGAGAGGTGATTGAGTGCTTTGAAATCATAAGGGAAGATTTAAAGGCATTTTTGCAAGATTCTCGCTTTGTCAAAACACCCGGACTTGGCTTTGGGATTCTGTGGTTTTTGGAGCACACAAAGCAAAAATAA
- a CDS encoding plasminogen-binding N-terminal domain-containing protein produces the protein MKAFIFFTLCLGLLNAFDINAVRENIESIEKDTLTFPARDLKVGESGVVLTKNQSSEVIIAQAHITEINNGKATATFKPFELLKQKFLPTPINEPKVGDEVLFRSFYNRAIAIAPNQETYQYIIKSNPNIQFMHIDLFAAFLQQENTNDPQKKEFQKFCPKYSIGLLFIADSQSIKVFDCQNFAVFGTQEFQDSSILHTEAITPFFSRITAPNKRLGSRFKSNDSKDYFPYYDKLTQTHAH, from the coding sequence ATGAAAGCTTTTATTTTTTTTACACTCTGTTTGGGATTATTGAACGCTTTTGACATTAACGCTGTGCGCGAAAATATAGAATCTATTGAAAAAGACACGCTCACTTTTCCCGCGCGGGATTTGAAAGTCGGTGAAAGTGGCGTGGTGCTCACCAAAAATCAATCAAGTGAAGTCATCATCGCGCAAGCTCATATCACAGAAATAAACAATGGCAAGGCAACAGCAACATTCAAGCCATTTGAGCTTTTGAAGCAGAAATTTTTGCCAACGCCAATTAATGAGCCAAAAGTCGGAGATGAAGTGCTTTTTAGAAGCTTTTATAATCGCGCTATCGCGATTGCGCCAAATCAAGAGACTTATCAATACATCATCAAAAGTAATCCAAACATCCAATTTATGCATATTGATCTTTTTGCCGCGTTTTTACAACAAGAAAACACCAACGACCCGCAGAAAAAAGAATTTCAAAAATTCTGCCCTAAATACAGCATAGGGCTTTTATTTATCGCAGATTCTCAAAGTATAAAGGTTTTTGATTGTCAAAATTTCGCCGTGTTTGGCACGCAAGAATTTCAAGATTCTAGCATTTTACATACAGAAGCAATAACGCCTTTTTTCTCTCGCATTACCGCGCCAAATAAGCGCCTAGGCTCGCGCTTTAAGTCAAATGATTCAAAAGATTATTTCCCTTATTACGACAAGCTTACACAAACACACGCGCACTAA
- a CDS encoding peptidoglycan DD-metalloendopeptidase family protein has translation MKKILQGVFLLVFLSQSAFGAVVESAVWENGNTLFGFFQKYNIPTSAYYDLSPEDRELMSEIYAGVRYFTAVDSENNLVQALIPIGDGMQIHISRHNGIYKIDFTPIAHFETKQQIVLSIQKSAYQDLMELTDDRGLVNEFLSAYKNSVNFSRNVLKGDKLALVYERKYRLGNPLGNARIKAAMIETNKKPNYLFSFNDRRYYDIQGKEIEGFLLYTPIKVARISSRFSLGRKHPILGFVRPHYGVDYAAPKGSAVLSAGNGVISFVGKKGGYGNVIEIRHENGLKTIYAHLDSFAPGMKAGKSVKKGQYIAKVGSTGLSTGPHLHFGVYKNNRPINPLGNIKTQVKELPNKEKEEFLALANTYKDELDTIIAQADTEQKQVLIVRLSPNDEKETQKN, from the coding sequence ATGAAAAAGATTTTGCAGGGTGTTTTTTTACTAGTATTTTTAAGTCAAAGTGCCTTTGGCGCGGTGGTAGAAAGTGCTGTATGGGAAAATGGCAACACACTTTTTGGGTTTTTCCAAAAATACAATATCCCAACAAGTGCGTATTATGACTTAAGCCCGGAAGATAGGGAATTAATGAGCGAAATTTATGCCGGTGTGCGCTACTTTACTGCGGTAGATTCTGAAAACAACCTCGTGCAAGCACTAATCCCCATAGGCGATGGTATGCAAATCCACATTTCACGCCACAACGGAATCTATAAAATCGACTTCACACCCATCGCGCATTTTGAAACAAAGCAGCAAATCGTGCTTTCAATCCAAAAATCTGCCTACCAAGACTTAATGGAGCTTACAGATGATAGGGGCTTGGTGAATGAGTTTTTAAGCGCATATAAAAATAGCGTGAATTTTAGTCGCAATGTGTTGAAAGGTGATAAATTAGCCCTTGTGTATGAGCGCAAATACCGACTTGGGAATCCGCTAGGCAATGCGCGCATAAAAGCTGCGATGATAGAAACAAATAAAAAGCCAAATTATCTTTTTTCTTTCAACGATAGACGCTACTATGATATACAAGGCAAGGAGATTGAAGGGTTTTTGCTTTACACACCAATTAAAGTCGCGCGCATTAGCTCGAGATTTTCACTTGGGAGAAAACACCCGATTTTAGGCTTTGTGCGTCCGCATTATGGAGTGGATTACGCCGCACCTAAAGGAAGCGCGGTGCTATCAGCAGGAAATGGCGTGATAAGCTTTGTAGGTAAAAAAGGTGGCTATGGTAATGTGATAGAAATCCGCCACGAAAATGGTTTGAAAACAATCTATGCGCATTTAGATTCCTTTGCACCCGGAATGAAAGCTGGCAAAAGTGTCAAAAAAGGACAATACATCGCAAAAGTCGGCTCTACCGGGCTTAGCACAGGACCACATTTGCATTTTGGCGTGTATAAAAATAATCGTCCAATAAATCCTTTAGGCAATATCAAAACACAGGTAAAAGAACTACCCAACAAAGAAAAAGAAGAGTTTTTGGCACTTGCAAATACTTATAAAGATGAGCTTGATACCATTATCGCGCAAGCAGATACAGAGCAAAAACAAGTGCTCATCGTGCGCCTAAGCCCAAATGATGAAAAAGAAACACAAAAAAATTAG